In Colletotrichum destructivum chromosome 1, complete sequence, the sequence CAGGACCAAGCAGGCCAAGCCCCCGACAGCCTCCACGGTCGTCGTGTCGGCCGAGGGGCAGGGCGCTGCGTCCCAATCGACGCAAGCCTTCGAAGGCGAGCCCATGGAGGGAGTCGAGTCGGTGTCGGGTTTCGCGGCGGTCCGGTCCGCGCGTACGTACAGGGTCAACGACCCCGACGCCCCGGGAGGCAAGCGCGACGTCGAGTTCGATTCGTTGGCCAAGGGGTACGAGTACGGccggacggcggtggcgatcAGTGAGTCCGAGTGGAACGTCACCAAGCTCGAGACCGTCAGGACCTTTAGCATCATCGGATTTATCCCCTGTGAAAAGGTATGAGCGTAGCCCTCCCCGCGGACAAACCCCCTTTTGCTCACTCGGATCTAGTACGAACCGTTCCTCAACATGGGCGAGACCTGCATGACAGTCAGCCGCAAATTCGACGAGAAGTCACAACTCGCGCTCTCCTCCCTCATCCACGCCCTCTACGAGCTCGAGTCCtacgccgtcgcccgtctcgtcgtcaaggacaagaaggaccCTGTCCTGGTTCTCCTCGCCCCGCGTATCGAGCCGGACATGGAATGTCTCTACGACGTGCCCCTCCCCTTCGCGGAGGACGTCCGCGGGTACCAATTCCCGCCCCTTGACCGCGTCATCACTGTCAGCGGGCAGGAGATCACGGAAAACCACCGCCTGCTgcccggcgacgaccttACGGCAGCGATGAACGACTACGTCGATTCCATGGACCTGGGCACTTttggcgccgatgacgatgggtGAGCGTGGCCCCCTCCCAGTGGGGGATGAAGACCAGGTAGCTGACAATCATATAGAAACCCGTCAGAGTACGCCGCAATCGACGACACCTACAACCCCATGATCCACAGGATCAATCAAGCCATCCGCCAGAGGGCGGTCGACCCCCAGGGTACCATCGAACCCGTTCCTCCCATCCTCGTCCGCTATGCCGCACCacccgaggacctcgtcgagaagtCCAGCTCGCAGATCAAAACCCTCGTTTCAGCAGCGCAGGTCAAGAAAGGTAAGCAAAGCTCGGGGATCCGACAaaccctccctctcccccccccaaagaaAGTTTCTCCACCAGAACCTCCATGGCTAAGCAAACACCACCCGACAGTGCCCCCCAAAGCAAAAGGCAAACGCAAGCACGAGGCGTCGAAACCCCTCtcgggcctcgacgtcgacgccctcctgGGCACGCAGCCCAAACGGCCCAAGATCAGCGCGGAGAACGCCATCCCCGAGTTCAagcgcgccctcgccgttgccgacgaggtcgaaaCAATCGTCGACGCGGCCACGCAGATGGGCGACATCGTCGCGCGGCTCGTGGCCGACAGCTTCGGCGACGCCAACTACGCCCGCGCCCTCGAGAACCTCACCGTCCtgcgcggcggcctcgtcgacctcgacgagccggCGGTGTACAACGACATCGTCAGGGGCCTCAAGGGGAAGATCCTCTCCGgggagctgggcggcgaccGGCGCGAGATGTGGTGGAAGATCCAGATGTCGAGGCTGGGGCTCGTGGATCAGGCGACGTCCGAGGTGTCGGACGTCACGagcgagcaggccgacgaggtttgtttttctttcccgCTGTCACGATCAGGACGTGGTGTGATGTGCCGTCGCTAATTTGGCTGCAGTTTTTGAAATCAAAATAACGGACTAAAAGCGGGCGTTTTATTTTGTTTTTTCTCAGGGTGTATGAAATGGAAATTCTAATCGTCTCCGTGTTGCCTACTTCCTGTGAACCCGtttccatcttcttctcttcatACTAGGGTTTTTCATACTGCATCTTTGTAATGGCTCGCTCTCAAACGCCAACCGGCTGCTCCTCAGCCTCAAGATCAGCATTCTTCTTCTGGCTCTTGTCCACCATCGCCGCAACCGCCACACCGAGCATCGCCTGCAGTGTGTACGCCGCGTCGTTGCCCGCGTTGTGGAGGTTGCTGTGCGGAATGTCCAGGTCGGTCAGCACCATGGCCAGGCTACGGCCCTGAGACTGCTGGCGCCACGCCTGATGTATGTCCTTCGTGTCGAGTGTGCGGCtcatgacgccgccgacggtccACAACTCGACGCCCATCCTCTCTAGGAAGCCGAGATCGGCTCGAAGGtcgtggccgacgaggacgatgttgCGGAAACGTCTGTCGGCCTCGGAGTCGTCCTTTTGGCCGGCCTCGGAGAGGTTGTTAATAGCCGCAATGATCGAGGGGCCGAGATCGCTGAGCTTGGGATACTCACTCTTACTATGCATTGTTAGCGAATATTCTTGCAAGCTTCCGTGGCCTTTTGTTTGGGGCCTTttgtttgggggggggggggggggggtggggggggtgGAAAGAACTTACCCGAAGTTGAAGAGCTCGGGGCAGCCCTTGATGTACTTGCGGTTGCGGATGTGTCGATACTCATCGGTGATGAGGTGGCGGTTCTTGATAAACGGGACCCAGTTGCGGCCGTTCTCACCGGGCGGGACGCCAGCAAGGTTCCTGGTGTCCAAGATCGACAATCCGATCTCGAGGACGGTACCGTGatgctcctcggcgacctcgatATCGATGCACACAAACACAACGTCTTGCTCGTGCGCGTGGGGCAACGGCTTATCCAGAGCagtctccttctccttttccttgacGTCGCTCGCCTTAGGACGGAGGCCGAGGTACAGCTGCGCGTCGTAGAGGGACTCCTCGCGGTTAAGGGCCTTTTTCTGCTTCCTCTTGCtgttcttggtcttggtgtCCTTGTAATTGTTATGCATGTTGAGGAGGGACAGAAGCATCTCCTTGCCGAAGGCGGTCGCGCCGGCGCaggcgtcctcctcctcgggggGAGGGATCGTGTCACGGACGGCTCGGTACTCGTTGTGCGAGGCCGAGCGGGCGATGTACTTTGGGCGAATCGTGCAGCTGGGTCCGAAGGTGACGTAGAACATCTCGCCCGGCTTGCCGGCGGGGATAGTCAGGTTCGTCTGGATTGAGGCGTTGATGACGTTGAGGAAGTGCTGGAATTGCTCGGTCGGGACGAAGATGTAGGGGCTACTGTCCAACGCTTGTGGGTGGTAGACGTAGAAGCTAGGAGGCGTCAGCTTATGATTCCAAGAGGCAGTTTCCCTAATGCTTGACAAGAAAGCTTACAAGTCCCAGGTCTGCTCCTCGGTCATgtcgtcgaagaagggcTGCGCCTGTGAGACATGTCAGCTGCGCAGCTCCCACAATCCACAAGAGAACTCACCTTGGGGCGGTTCATCTTGCCTATGAAGCTCGAGGGATATCTCCGAGCCAGGTCCCATGCGACGAAGGTCATGCCTTCCTCCGAGAGGTCGCCGGCTTTCATGTTCTTGAACCTGGGAAAGTCCTGTTTGAGGAGAGCGTCGAAAGCGGCAGGCGCCAGCTTGTCGGATCTGGATGGCTCGAGGGGCGGTCCGACGAAGTGGGTAGCTGCTTTGCTGAGCGTCGGCTTGGCGATGGATGTTCCCTTCgtggcggccttcttggcggcggtctggtggtcgagggcgagggggtCGAGAACGATGGTCTTCGGGTCTTCTTCCACCTCTTGATGCGAGCCTTCCTCAAACTTCATTCTCTTTTCGAAGGCCCGGATGAGAAGCATCCTCAGTTGTTCGTCGTGAGGCCGGTCCATCATGAGGTACCTGAGtaggagagagaagaagtGAGATATGAATCGGGAATTTTTCTTGGCTGTGAACAAACAAGAGACCGAATGGTTGAAGCTGACTTAATCAAGAACAGGAGAAGTAGTTGGGGTATGAGAATGGTTGGGGGTACAGGAAACAAAAAGGTTTGATGAAGATGTTGATGGGTTGATTGTGGTTGGGTTGGAATTTCCGAATGAGATTGAAGCGAATGTAGGGGCCTTTTTCTAAAGCCAAGTTGCCagcgggaggaagaggaagcaaCAAAGTCAAGCCGTTCCTTCTTTAATAATAACAGAAGGGGAAAGGCAAAATTGTTGAATGTGGCTGatgggagagaaggaagtAAGGATTTAAATGAATAGGTAGGATGTTTCTTCCACAACTACCTAACAAGAAATAACAGCAGGTCAATTTTATTTCTTAGTAACAGTTAATGACTTGATGCTATCTGCATCCTGTAGAAGCCACATGCATGTAGACTAGACACTAAGCTTTGTGTAAGCTTTAGTTCTTATttgagaaaaagagaaacTACAACAAGAGAGATAGCTTACAAAGAAGCAATGACAATGGTTAGTGAGGGGGTTATACATAAGATGTGCTTTTAATTGTCTTGCAAAGCTGTTAAACATGAACTGGACGACTTGATTTAAAGAGATCCTCTTTAAACTACATCCAATCTTCGATCTGTATTTAAAACTTTTGAGACTGTTACCGAGAAGATTGCTGAAATGTTTACTCTGAATTGCATGAAAAACAGAGAGGATCTTAGGCTTGTCAGGACATCACTACAGTTTTTTAGACGTCTGTTGCTTTACATAAGGATACTCAAGTGTCTACCATCTTTTAGTTTTCCAATTGCCAAAGCTTCGCCAAACGAAGTCTGCCTTGCATAGCATGAGCCAGGCCTTCTGCTTGAAAGACTTGGATAGCAACGAGAGACATGGCCACTGCCTTGAAGTCAGGAGTTCAAGGGTGCCCACAATGCTCCAAGACTGCAAGATCAAGCAAGCTACAGGATTGATCAGACATCACTGCAAGGAAGTCTGAGAACGAGAAGCATCCAAATATGAAGGACTCATAAAATGGTCCGACTCCAGTGTGCTGGATCTGCTCTGTTGAGACGCTTCCCGGCCTCTGGCTCGGAAGCTCATCGTAGACTGGATAAGCGACAGTAACATATCGAGTGGCCCGAACTTCTGCCAATATGCCAGTCGTATTGTCCGCACTGTTGACTAAGTCGTAGAGGAACGGTCCCCTTTTCTGCCTTGATACTCTCATATGAAGCTGCTTCCCAGCGGGGAAATCTACCAGCCTGCCAAAGCCCGATCCATCGCCCGGCGCGGTTTGGGCTTCGCACTAATCCGTTCCGCCAGAGCAAAGCATAGATCTCGGGGATCGGGCCTCGCCAGACAAGTGTACTGTGTATGGATGGGAGAAGAGAGACGAGAGGGTCTCGTGCCATTAAGCATAATGTTACAACATGCCCCAAATACCCAAAGACCAGTCCAGCCGCGCGCATACACGACCCTTGTattccctctcctccccttttcttcaagggggggagaggaacCACCCATAAAACGCCACCGCTATGAAGAACGACCCGTCTGTTATTACAAGCACAATCAACCATCAAGTAAGACCTTCCCCCCAAGGAAGTTCCAGCCCTTGGCGAATGAGTCCCCTCTTTTTTGCCTTCCCGTTCgtattgttgttgttacATTTCGTAGActccccatcatcgacgtAATAGGAGTGGCTAGTGTCAAGACGTCGTTTTCTCGAGCaactccttggcctcgttgacCTTAGTCGCGAGGTAGGGGCTCCCTCCGCGGTCGGGGTGGTTGAGGAGCATCAGCGTGCGGTGCGCCTTGCGGATCTTGTCACGGCTGACACCGCTCTCTCTGTGGGACCCTATTGTCAGCTACTACAGTCCCAACTACTGTCCTCCAATTGTCCAGCGAGACCGCGGGActtgaaggggggggggggggggtaggCTTCGTTGCTTACTGGAGTGAGAGGATGAGGCAGGCCTCGCGCTTGTTCATCTTGGGCTCGAAGCCGCCCTTGTAAAAAGCCTTGCCCAtcgcgccgacgccgccgcgagaTCGGCGCCATGCGACGAGACCGGCCCGGCCCTGGAGGAAATCCATACCCGTCAGCGGTCTTGCTCGCTACCTGGAGCTACGCACGTCATGCGAAAAAGCGGACCGACATACCAGGAAAGCTgcgacggcagcgccggcTCCGACAGCAAGGACAGAAGCCATGATTTGCGGATTTCGTAGATGTCGGCGAGTGTGGTGAATCGAGAATGATGGATGACTGCGGAAGAAAGGGCGGGTGGTTTCGCGAAGAAGGCCTtggatgggggggggagagcttttttttctttggAGTTTCGCCGCTCCGATGAGCCAAAAGCCGTGATGCGCCGGTACTGGTCCGTGCTCCTCCGGGAGTTTTTCGGAGAGCGTGTTCTTCCGACCTTGGGGGAAAATGGGAAAGCTTGGGCCAAGTCCCCTCAGTCCCCACCAATATACCGCCTTGGTCCTATTGCACTTTCACTACTAACTGGCGCTGCCCCACCACAATCGATAAGCGGCGCCTGGGAGCGGCAGAAGAAAAATTTCTAAAAAACTTCCAG encodes:
- a CDS encoding Putative DnaJ domain, Chaperone J-domain superfamily, with amino-acid sequence MASVLAVGAGAAVAAFLGRAGLVAWRRSRGGVGAMGKAFYKGGFEPKMNKREACLILSLQESGVSRDKIRKAHRTLMLLNHPDRGGSPYLATKVNEAKELLEKTTS
- a CDS encoding Putative ribonuclease H-like superfamily; the encoded protein is MDRPHDEQLRMLLIRAFEKRMKFEEGSHQEVEEDPKTIVLDPLALDHQTAAKKAATKGTSIAKPTLSKAATHFVGPPLEPSRSDKLAPAAFDALLKQDFPRFKNMKAGDLSEEGMTFVAWDLARRYPSSFIGKMNRPKAQPFFDDMTEEQTWDFFYVYHPQALDSSPYIFVPTEQFQHFLNVINASIQTNLTIPAGKPGEMFYVTFGPSCTIRPKYIARSASHNEYRAVRDTIPPPEEEDACAGATAFGKEMLLSLLNMHNNYKDTKTKNSKRKQKKALNREESLYDAQLYLGLRPKASDVKEKEKETALDKPLPHAHEQDVVFVCIDIEVAEEHHGTVLEIGLSILDTRNLAGVPPGENGRNWVPFIKNRHLITDEYRHIRNRKYIKGCPELFNFGKSEYPKLSDLGPSIIAAINNLSEAGQKDDSEADRRFRNIVLVGHDLRADLGFLERMGVELWTVGGVMSRTLDTKDIHQAWRQQSQGRSLAMVLTDLDIPHSNLHNAGNDAAYTLQAMLGVAVAAMVDKSQKKNADLEAEEQPVGV
- a CDS encoding Putative von Willebrand factor, type A, ku70/Ku80 beta-barrel domain, SPOC-like domain superfamily, with protein sequence MADKEASVYIVDLGSSMADCHNGRTEPDLDWSMRYVWDKISTTVAASRKTWTVGFIGLKTDETRNAMQDDEGYENISVLRELGPMTLTSLRELRAEVKPSETETGDAVSAVVLAVDMIEKFTKTLKYKRRIYLVTDGLAPIDGDDIDSIAKKINQDGIELIVLGVDFDDAEYGFKEEDKPSIKKKNEGILQELVSKCDKGQFATIAEAIDELDTPRLKPTRPYKTYDGPLTLGLADPPADLKIPPTPVVINVERYFRTKQAKPPTASTVVVSAEGQGAASQSTQAFEGEPMEGVESVSGFAAVRSARTYRVNDPDAPGGKRDVEFDSLAKGYEYGRTAVAISESEWNVTKLETVRTFSIIGFIPCEKYEPFLNMGETCMTVSRKFDEKSQLALSSLIHALYELESYAVARLVVKDKKDPVLVLLAPRIEPDMECLYDVPLPFAEDVRGYQFPPLDRVITVSGQEITENHRLLPGDDLTAAMNDYVDSMDLGTFGADDDGNPSEYAAIDDTYNPMIHRINQAIRQRAVDPQGTIEPVPPILVRYAAPPEDLVEKSSSQIKTLVSAAQVKKVPPKAKGKRKHEASKPLSGLDVDALLGTQPKRPKISAENAIPEFKRALAVADEVETIVDAATQMGDIVARLVADSFGDANYARALENLTVLRGGLVDLDEPAVYNDIVRGLKGKILSGELGGDRREMWWKIQMSRLGLVDQATSEVSDVTSEQADEFLKSK